The following proteins are encoded in a genomic region of Aliiroseovarius sp. F47248L:
- a CDS encoding acyl-CoA dehydrogenase family protein, with protein sequence MHFGLSEEQDMIVSTVRSFVENEIYPHEDMVERTGQVPHELGQEIKQKVIDLGFYACNFPEEVGGAGLSHLDFTLVERELGRGSMALTHFFGRPQNILMACTGDQRDRYLLPAVRGEKMDALAMTEPDAGSDVRGMKCSAVRDGGDWVLNGSKHFISGAEHADFFIVFVATGVDETPRGPKKRITCFLVDRGTPGFAVRDGYASVSHKGYKNCILDFDNCRLPDAQVLGEFDGGFAVMNEWLYATRLTVAAFCVGRARRCFDMALNYAAERKQFGQPIAKFQGVSFQVADMITEIDAADWLTLAGAWRLDQNLPANREIASAKLHASEMLARVTDTTLQIFGGMGLMNDFPIERFWRDARVERIWDGTSEIQRHIISRDLFRPLGA encoded by the coding sequence ATGCATTTCGGATTGTCAGAAGAACAGGACATGATCGTGTCGACCGTGCGCAGCTTTGTCGAGAACGAGATCTACCCCCACGAGGACATGGTCGAACGCACCGGGCAGGTGCCGCACGAGTTGGGGCAAGAGATCAAACAGAAGGTCATCGACCTCGGATTCTATGCCTGCAACTTCCCCGAAGAGGTCGGCGGCGCGGGCCTGTCACACCTCGATTTCACGCTGGTCGAACGCGAGTTGGGCCGCGGGTCGATGGCGCTGACGCATTTCTTCGGGCGGCCTCAGAACATTCTGATGGCCTGCACCGGCGATCAGCGTGACCGCTACCTGCTGCCCGCCGTGCGGGGCGAGAAGATGGACGCCCTTGCCATGACCGAACCCGACGCGGGATCCGACGTGCGGGGCATGAAATGTTCAGCTGTTCGCGATGGTGGCGATTGGGTTCTGAACGGCTCCAAACACTTCATCTCTGGTGCGGAACATGCGGATTTCTTTATTGTTTTCGTGGCCACTGGCGTAGACGAAACCCCGCGCGGACCGAAGAAACGCATCACCTGTTTCCTTGTCGACCGCGGCACACCGGGCTTTGCCGTGCGCGACGGCTATGCATCCGTCAGCCACAAGGGCTATAAGAACTGTATCCTCGATTTCGACAATTGCCGCCTGCCCGACGCACAGGTGCTGGGCGAATTCGATGGCGGCTTCGCAGTGATGAACGAATGGCTCTATGCCACCCGCCTGACAGTGGCCGCCTTCTGCGTCGGGCGTGCGCGACGATGCTTCGATATGGCGCTGAACTATGCAGCCGAACGCAAGCAATTCGGCCAACCCATCGCAAAATTTCAGGGCGTCAGCTTTCAGGTCGCCGACATGATTACCGAAATCGATGCCGCCGACTGGCTGACCCTTGCTGGCGCGTGGCGGCTGGACCAAAACCTGCCCGCCAACCGCGAAATCGCGTCGGCAAAACTCCACGCGTCAGAAATGCTGGCCCGAGTCACTGACACTACGCTGCAGATCTTCGGCGGTATGGGCCTGATGAACGACTTCCCGATTGAACGATTCTGGCGCGACGCCCGGGTCGAGCGCATCTGGGACGGTACATCCGAAATCCAGCGCCACATCATCAGCCGCGACTTGTTTCGCCCCTTGGGAGCATGA